From a region of the Candidatus Limnocylindrales bacterium genome:
- a CDS encoding MBL fold metallo-hydrolase, producing the protein MDGRTGSLLERGHLTCHCLLIETDEGLVLADTGLGLRDVAAPSARLSSFFLSLVSPDFREEMTAVRQIERMGFDASDVRHILLSHLDFDHAGGLDDFPHATVHMLGAERDYAMAQKTWLDRQRFRPQQWSTQPNWKVYRTGEGESWFGFERVRTLEGLPHEIALVPLVGHTHGHAGIAVDRGDVWLLLAADAYFFYAEMDVGNPRCTPGLRLYQWMMEKQREERLRNQVRLRELCRDHAGRVKVFCSHDVGEFERLAGRPADAPAPPLQPAREPARPHYAMAI; encoded by the coding sequence ATGGACGGCCGTACAGGATCGCTTCTCGAGCGCGGACATCTGACCTGTCACTGCCTCCTCATCGAGACTGACGAAGGGCTGGTGCTGGCGGACACCGGGCTCGGCCTGCGGGACGTGGCGGCGCCGTCGGCCAGATTGAGCAGCTTCTTCCTGTCGCTGGTCAGTCCCGACTTCCGCGAGGAGATGACGGCGGTGCGGCAGATCGAGCGCATGGGCTTCGACGCCTCCGACGTGCGCCACATCCTGCTCAGCCATCTCGATTTCGACCACGCCGGCGGCCTCGACGATTTTCCCCACGCGACCGTCCACATGCTGGGCGCCGAACGTGACTACGCCATGGCGCAGAAGACGTGGCTGGACCGGCAGCGCTTCCGTCCGCAGCAGTGGTCGACGCAGCCCAATTGGAAGGTCTATCGAACCGGCGAGGGCGAATCGTGGTTCGGTTTCGAGCGGGTGCGCACGCTCGAAGGACTGCCGCACGAGATCGCGCTCGTACCGCTGGTCGGTCATACGCACGGTCACGCCGGCATTGCGGTGGATCGGGGCGACGTCTGGCTGCTGCTGGCCGCGGATGCCTATTTCTTCTACGCCGAAATGGACGTGGGCAATCCGCGCTGCACGCCCGGTCTGCGCCTGTATCAGTGGATGATGGAGAAGCAGCGTGAGGAGCGGCTGCGAAATCAGGTACGCCTGCGCGAGCTGTGCCGCGATCACGCCGGGCGCGTCAAGGTGTTCTGCTCGCACGACGTCGGCGAGTTCGAGCGCCTGGCCGGGCGGCCGGCTGATGCGCCTGCGCCGCCGCTGCAGCCAGCCCGCGAGCCTGCTCGCCCGCACTACGCGATGGCAATCTGA